A window from Triticum aestivum cultivar Chinese Spring chromosome 6D, IWGSC CS RefSeq v2.1, whole genome shotgun sequence encodes these proteins:
- the LOC123143951 gene encoding 40S ribosomal protein S14-3, whose protein sequence is MSKRKTREPKEENVTLGPAVREGEHVFGVAHVFASFNDTFIHVTDLSGRETLVRITGGMKVKADRDESSPYAAMLASQDVATRCKELGITALHIKLRATGGNKTKTPGPGAQSALRALARSGMKIGRIEDVTPVPTDSTRRKGGRRGRRL, encoded by the exons ATG TCGAAGAGGAAAACCAGGGAGCCTAAGGAGGAGAATGTTACTCTTGGACCTGCTGTCCGTGAAGGGGAGCATGTCTTCGGAGTTGCTCATGTCTTTGCATCATTCAATGACACATTCATC CACGTCACTGACTTGTCTGGGAGAGAGACCCTTGTTCGTATTACTG GTGGAATGAAGGTCAAGGCTGATCGTGATGAGTCATCACCATATGCAGCTATGCTCGCTTCTCAAGATGTTGCGACGCGTTGCAAG GAACTTGGCATCACTGCTTTGCACATTAAGCTCCGTGCCACTGgaggcaacaagaccaagactccTGGACCTGGTGCTCAATCCGCTCTCAGGGCACTCGCTCGTTCTGGCATGAAAATTGGACGCATTG AGGACGTGACCCCTGTTCCCACTGACAGCACTCGCAGAAAGGGCGGCAGGAGAGGAAGGAGGCTGTAG
- the LOC123143950 gene encoding early nodulin-like protein 1, whose product MSNHRSCGLVLACAALMAAVAGAAQYNVGGDSGWGVPGAGAESYNTWAEKTTFQVGDQLVFVYPKDKDSVLLVAPADYNACNTNTYDKQFTDGNTVFDLDRAGAFFFISGVDANCRANEKLIVMVAAAAKGAPTPSQGSPAATATTPPSSPSGGAPPNSPAAPNAPAGNSTPAKDAPPGAASGAGLTVAGLAGSFVALFGYAMLAF is encoded by the exons ATGTCGAACCATAGATCCTGTGGCCTGGTGCTCGCCTGCGCCGCCCTcatggcggcggtggccggcgcggCGCAGTACAACGTCGGCGGCGACAGCGGATGGGGCGTGCCCGGCGCCGGCGCCGAGTCCTACAACACCTGGGCCGAGAAGACCACCTTCCAGGTCGGCGACCAGCTCG TGTTCGTGTACCCCAAGGACAAGGACTCGGTGCTGCTGGTGGCGCCGGCCGACTACAACGCCTGCAACACCAACACCTACGACAAGCAGTTCACCGACGGCAACACCGTCTTCGACCTCGACCGCGCCggcgccttcttcttcatcagcggCGTCGACGCCAACTGCCGCGCCAACGAGAAGCTCATCGTcatggtcgccgccgccgccaagggcGCTCCCACGCCCAGCCAAGGGTCGCCTGCAGCAACAGCAACGACCCCGCCGTCTTCTCCCTCGGGTGGCGCGCCGCCAAACTCCCCAGCAGCCCCAAATGCTCCGGCGGGTAACTCAACGCCGGCCAAGGACGCGCCTCCTGGAGCCGCCAGCGGCGCCGGTCTCACGGTGGCAGGCCTCGCCGGCTCGTTCGTGGCATTGTTTGGATACGCCATGCTTGCTTTCTAG